The Pseudomonas hefeiensis genomic sequence GGTAATGCGCCCAGGTTTCCGCCCAGTCTTCCCAGGGATGCATGGTGGCGTAGGCGCTGACGTAGTGAGTTTGCCAGTCCAGCGGCGCGCCCTGCTGATAGTGACGTTCCAGGGCATCGGAATAGCTGGCCCGCTCGTCGCCAAACTGCTCGCGAAACGCCTCGAGCCAGTGGCTGTTGGCGATCAACCGGTCCCAGTAGTAGTGCCCTACCTCATGACGAAAGTGCCCGAGCAAGGTGCGATACGGCTCGTGCATCTGCTGGCGCACGTGCTCGCGGTGGGCATCGTCGGCCTCTTTGATGTCGAGCGTGACCAACCCGCTGGCATGGCCGGTGGTCGGAGCCGTGCCGTCGAGATCAACGCCGATGAAATCGAAGGCCAGGCCCTGACTTTCACTGACGGTTTTTGGGATGACTGGCAAACCGAGAGTGATCAATTGCGCCACCAGCCGGCGCTTGGCGGTTTCGACCTTGCACCAGCGTTCGGGGTTTTCCGGGATCGACAGGTCTGGAATGGTGCGGTTCAAGCTGCAGGCGATACACAAGGTGTCGCGCCCATTGGCCGGCAACAGCCAATTGCAGGCCGCCGGGGTGTCGAGGTTGGCGCAACGGCGGAACAATCCGGCGTGCGGGTCGGCATCCAGGGTCCAGGTGCCGGGCTGTTCGCCGGGTTGCAGGGACGACAAGCGGCTTTGCTCGGGCTGATAGCCCAGCACCGCCTGGCAGGCCAGGCACTGGCTGTTGCGAAAAAACAGCGACTGGCCGCAACGACACGGCCAGATCTTGCTGTTACGCGAGCGATCGCCGGTAAAGGGCGCGGCGATGCGTGAACTCAGTTGCTCGAAGAAGCGGTACATGGTGATCTCCGGGGGCCTGCAAGACTAGATTCCCCCCTGTGCGTGATCGTTCCCGGGAGCGTGCGAATCATCCGAAGATTGTGAGCATTGTGTAGGACGCTGCCGGGCCGGGCTACCCCGCCTTGCGCCATTACCTACAACTGCGCCAGAATCCGCCGGCTTGTGCACCTATGGGCCGGGCTTTATCGTTTCCGGGTCGCTGA encodes the following:
- a CDS encoding zinc-binding metallopeptidase family protein, with product MYRFFEQLSSRIAAPFTGDRSRNSKIWPCRCGQSLFFRNSQCLACQAVLGYQPEQSRLSSLQPGEQPGTWTLDADPHAGLFRRCANLDTPAACNWLLPANGRDTLCIACSLNRTIPDLSIPENPERWCKVETAKRRLVAQLITLGLPVIPKTVSESQGLAFDFIGVDLDGTAPTTGHASGLVTLDIKEADDAHREHVRQQMHEPYRTLLGHFRHEVGHYYWDRLIANSHWLEAFREQFGDERASYSDALERHYQQGAPLDWQTHYVSAYATMHPWEDWAETWAHYLHMMDAVDTALGFGMSAGDMDFDYQPFPPETLFDPQHSGGVAFLSFVNAWIELAGMLNELSRSMGQPDFYPFVVPAAVITKLHFIHLVIQEEGGRADEVLL